The proteins below come from a single Thermopolyspora flexuosa genomic window:
- the htpX gene encoding zinc metalloprotease HtpX: MHHNGLRTAVLLGALSALILALGAWLGGNAGVQIAILVALLTNGIAYFFSDRIALSAMRARPVSEVEQPTLYRIVRELSTQARQPMPRLYLSPTMQPNAFATGRNPRNAAVCVTHGLLAMLNERELRGVIAHELSHVYNRDILISSVAGALATIITYFSYIAMFFGGSSDDDDGPGLLGALLMMILGPVAATMIQLAISRAREYQADESGALLTGDPLGLASALRKIEMGTRRIPLPEDTRIASASHMMIANPFRGVGIGRLFSTHPSTSERVARLERMAGYRR, translated from the coding sequence GTGCACCACAACGGTCTGCGTACCGCGGTTCTCCTGGGCGCCCTTTCCGCGCTGATCCTGGCGCTGGGGGCGTGGCTGGGAGGCAACGCCGGAGTGCAGATCGCGATCCTCGTCGCCCTGCTGACCAACGGCATCGCCTACTTCTTCTCCGACCGCATCGCGCTGTCCGCCATGCGGGCCCGGCCGGTGAGCGAGGTCGAGCAGCCCACCCTGTACCGCATCGTGCGGGAGCTGTCCACGCAGGCCCGCCAGCCGATGCCTCGCCTGTACCTCTCGCCGACGATGCAGCCCAACGCGTTCGCCACGGGCCGCAACCCGAGGAACGCGGCGGTGTGCGTCACCCACGGCCTGCTCGCCATGCTGAACGAGCGCGAGCTGCGCGGCGTGATCGCCCACGAGCTGTCGCACGTCTACAACCGCGACATCCTGATCTCGTCCGTGGCCGGCGCCCTCGCGACGATCATCACGTACTTCAGCTACATCGCCATGTTCTTCGGCGGCTCGTCCGATGACGACGACGGCCCCGGCCTGCTGGGCGCGCTGCTCATGATGATCCTCGGCCCGGTCGCCGCCACGATGATCCAGCTGGCCATCTCCCGGGCCCGCGAGTACCAGGCGGACGAGTCGGGCGCGCTCCTCACCGGCGACCCGCTGGGCCTCGCCTCCGCGCTCCGCAAGATCGAGATGGGTACCCGGCGCATCCCGCTGCCCGAGGACACCCGCATCGCCTCCGCCTCGCACATGATGATCGCCAACCCGTTCCGCGGGGTGGGCATCGGGCGGCTCTTCTCCACCCACCCGTCGACCTCGGAGCGCGTCGCCCGCCTGGAGCGCATGGCCGGCTACCGCCGCTGA
- a CDS encoding YajQ family cyclic di-GMP-binding protein, with the protein MADSSFDIVSKIDRQEVDNALNQTAKEIGHRFDFKGTGASIAWSGKDIEIRANTEERAKAVLDVFKEKIIRRGQSLKILDAGEPKPSGKEYRLPVSLKEGIDQEHAKKIAKMIRDEGPKGVKAQIMGDELRVSSKKKDDLQAVIAMLKSKDLDIALQFVNYR; encoded by the coding sequence ATGGCCGATTCGAGTTTCGACATCGTCAGCAAGATCGACCGGCAGGAGGTCGACAACGCGCTGAACCAGACGGCTAAGGAGATCGGGCACCGGTTCGACTTCAAGGGGACCGGGGCCAGCATCGCCTGGTCGGGCAAGGACATCGAGATCAGGGCCAACACCGAGGAGCGGGCGAAGGCCGTGCTCGATGTCTTCAAGGAGAAGATCATCAGGCGCGGTCAGTCGCTGAAGATCCTCGACGCCGGCGAGCCCAAGCCGTCGGGCAAGGAGTACCGGCTCCCGGTGTCCCTCAAGGAGGGCATCGACCAGGAGCACGCCAAGAAGATCGCCAAGATGATCCGCGACGAGGGGCCCAAGGGCGTGAAGGCGCAGATCATGGGCGACGAGCTGCGGGTCAGCTCGAAGAAGAAGGACGACCTGCAGGCGGTCATCGCCATGCTGAAGAGCAAGGACCTCGACATCGCGCTGCAGTTCGTGAACTACCGCTGA
- a CDS encoding 4Fe-4S binding protein, protein MRDTTQRPTPRHSETRPGLPARSRGVIALVEENCTACMLCARECPDWCIYIDSHKETVPAPEGGRPRVRNVLDRFAIDFSLCMYCGICVEVCPFDALFWSPEFEYAGHDIRDLLHEKDRLGEWVATVPNLPPSVRREASAPATEAASAVPEATPEQAETPVRPAAAATATERPTSGTAVPGPGGRPRSGAGSARELLTNVRSIRPPGGLPGGASAAPEPGGSPTEKPGGARRPSARDLLANVRSIRPPGALPGGASAGSEPGGSAAGSPAEAPGGARRPSARDLLANVRSIRPPGALPGGASAGSEPGGSAAGSPAEAPGGARRPSARDLLANVRSIRPPGALPGGASAGSEPGGSAAGSPAEAPGGARRPSARELLANVRSIRPPGGLPKDRDDA, encoded by the coding sequence GTGCGCGACACGACGCAGAGACCGACGCCGCGGCACTCGGAGACGCGGCCCGGCCTGCCTGCGCGCAGCCGCGGGGTCATCGCGCTGGTCGAGGAAAATTGCACGGCCTGCATGCTGTGCGCCCGCGAATGCCCCGACTGGTGCATCTACATCGACTCGCACAAGGAGACCGTGCCGGCGCCCGAGGGCGGACGGCCGCGCGTGCGCAACGTGCTCGACCGGTTCGCGATCGACTTCTCGTTGTGCATGTACTGCGGCATCTGCGTCGAGGTGTGCCCGTTCGACGCGCTGTTCTGGTCGCCGGAGTTCGAGTACGCCGGGCACGACATCCGCGACCTGCTGCACGAGAAGGACCGGCTCGGCGAGTGGGTGGCCACCGTGCCGAACCTGCCGCCGTCCGTCCGCCGCGAGGCCTCCGCCCCGGCCACGGAGGCCGCCTCCGCCGTACCCGAGGCCACGCCGGAGCAGGCCGAGACACCGGTACGGCCCGCCGCCGCGGCCACGGCGACCGAGCGGCCCACCTCCGGCACTGCCGTACCCGGACCGGGTGGGCGACCGCGCTCCGGGGCCGGGTCCGCGCGCGAGCTGCTGACCAACGTGCGCTCGATCCGCCCGCCGGGCGGACTGCCCGGTGGTGCGTCGGCCGCGCCCGAGCCGGGTGGGTCGCCCACCGAGAAGCCGGGTGGCGCGCGGCGCCCGAGCGCCCGTGACCTGCTCGCCAATGTGCGGTCGATCCGCCCGCCCGGTGCGTTGCCCGGTGGTGCGTCGGCCGGGTCCGAGCCGGGTGGGTCGGCCGCGGGGTCGCCGGCCGAAGCGCCGGGTGGCGCGCGGCGTCCGAGCGCCCGTGACCTGCTCGCCAATGTGCGGTCGATCCGCCCGCCCGGTGCGTTGCCCGGTGGTGCGTCGGCCGGGTCCGAGCCGGGTGGGTCGGCCGCGGGGTCGCCGGCCGAAGCGCCGGGTGGCGCGCGGCGTCCGAGCGCCCGTGACCTGCTCGCCAATGTGCGGTCGATCCGCCCGCCCGGTGCGTTGCCCGGTGGTGCGTCGGCCGGGTCCGAGCCGGGTGGGTCGGCCGCGGGGTCGCCGGCCGAAGCGCCGGGTGGCGCGCGGCGTCCGAGCGCCCGTGAGCTGCTGGCGAACGTGCGGTCGATCCGCCCGCCGGGCGGCCTGCCGAAGGACCGCGACGACGCCTAG
- a CDS encoding NADH-quinone oxidoreductase subunit C: MSAEASAPDLRAALRDRYGERVRLSESFGELTAEVAPELWPDLAAFARDRLGMTFFDWLTGVDEPPDRIAVVAHVYDIAGRRRLLLRTAVDRGAPRLATLTGVYRGADWHERETYEMFGVVFDGHPDLRPLLLPDGFEGYPLRKDFVLAARVAKPWPGAKEPGESGRATARRRRPLPPGVPPDWGTPEG, translated from the coding sequence ATGAGCGCTGAGGCGTCCGCCCCGGACCTGCGGGCCGCGCTGCGCGACCGGTACGGCGAGCGCGTGCGGCTGTCGGAGTCCTTCGGCGAGCTCACCGCCGAGGTCGCGCCCGAGCTGTGGCCGGATCTGGCGGCCTTCGCCCGCGACCGGCTCGGCATGACGTTCTTCGACTGGCTCACCGGCGTGGACGAGCCGCCGGACCGCATCGCGGTGGTGGCACACGTCTACGACATCGCCGGCCGGCGGCGCCTGCTGCTGCGCACCGCGGTCGACCGGGGCGCGCCGCGCCTCGCCACCCTCACCGGGGTCTACCGGGGCGCGGACTGGCACGAGCGCGAGACGTACGAGATGTTCGGCGTGGTCTTCGACGGCCATCCGGACCTGCGGCCGCTGCTGCTGCCCGACGGCTTCGAGGGGTACCCGCTGCGCAAGGACTTCGTGCTCGCCGCCCGGGTCGCCAAGCCCTGGCCCGGGGCGAAGGAACCCGGCGAGTCGGGCCGCGCCACGGCGCGCCGCCGCAGGCCGCTGCCGCCCGGCGTCCCGCCCGACTGGGGCACGCCGGAGGGCTGA
- a CDS encoding NADH-quinone oxidoreductase subunit B, whose product MAVTDLPMPVRRPDAGSPARAGAAPLRLTLDAGGRRYALWVFDVGLACCAVEFAAASASGLGEAAADAPADGETAAADVDVMVVSGTVTDKIAPAVRRLYDELPDPKYVISFGACANSGGPYWDSYCVTKGVDQLVPVDVYVPGCPPRPEALRYGIARLEERIAAGGPDREAVDER is encoded by the coding sequence ATGGCGGTGACGGATCTGCCGATGCCGGTGAGGCGCCCGGACGCGGGCTCCCCGGCGCGGGCGGGGGCCGCGCCGCTGCGTCTCACCCTCGACGCCGGCGGCCGCCGCTACGCGCTGTGGGTCTTCGACGTCGGCCTCGCCTGCTGCGCCGTCGAGTTCGCCGCGGCCTCGGCGAGCGGCCTCGGCGAGGCGGCGGCCGACGCTCCGGCGGACGGGGAGACCGCGGCGGCCGACGTGGACGTCATGGTGGTCTCCGGCACGGTCACCGACAAGATCGCCCCGGCGGTGCGGCGGCTCTACGACGAGCTGCCCGACCCCAAGTACGTCATCTCCTTCGGGGCGTGCGCCAACTCCGGCGGGCCGTACTGGGACTCCTACTGCGTGACCAAGGGCGTGGACCAGCTCGTCCCCGTGGACGTGTACGTGCCCGGGTGCCCGCCGCGGCCCGAGGCGCTCCGGTACGGCATCGCCCGGCTCGAGGAGCGGATCGCGGCCGGCGGACCGGACCGGGAGGCCGTGGATGAGCGCTGA
- the nhaA gene encoding Na+/H+ antiporter NhaA, protein MRQRTGGGTAGQTQAGKAAWLGQLAEPVRRFLATEAGSAGLLLGATVLAVVWANSPWSGLQEALWATDASVSIAGERLEMDLEHWVNDGLMAMFFFVVGLEVRREFSVGELRDPRRAVIPIVAALGGIVVPALLYLAIAPGGEAVRGWGVVIGTDTAFMLGALALVGPRFSTQLRNFLLVFTVIDDIVAVSVIGLVYSDGIRPLPLAAMAVLCGAMALLSHLRVWRAAPYTVLGIALWLATYAAGLHGAIAGMLGGLLIEARQPEREAVENAARTFQAFRQSPLPHVGRSARLEVDRALSVNERLQVMLHPWVSYLVVPLFALVNAGVDLRGGVLGEALTSPVTWGVTVALVAGKLVGVGGGALLGCRLGLGGLPQGVGNGHVLGGAALSGIGFTVALLIAHLAFDDHPVLHDEVVVGVLLAAVLATALGWLLFWAFARFRGQVDADLPRVLNRPVEVGFDHIRGPVDARYTLVEFADFECPFCARTTGVADELRERFGDDLRYVFRHLPLTDVHPHAELAARAAVAADLQGRFWEMHDLLFRNQDQLEYEDLAGYAAAIGLDVERFLRDLASERVAARIRADVADAEASGARGTPTFFVNGRRHIGPYDAESLTRALLADPEESRRA, encoded by the coding sequence GTGCGACAACGGACGGGCGGGGGTACGGCCGGGCAGACGCAGGCGGGGAAGGCCGCATGGCTGGGGCAGCTCGCCGAGCCGGTGCGGCGGTTCCTGGCGACCGAGGCGGGGAGCGCGGGGCTGCTGCTGGGGGCCACGGTGCTCGCGGTGGTGTGGGCGAACTCGCCGTGGTCCGGGCTGCAGGAGGCGCTGTGGGCGACCGATGCCTCCGTGTCGATCGCGGGCGAGCGGCTCGAGATGGACCTCGAGCACTGGGTGAACGACGGCCTGATGGCGATGTTCTTCTTCGTCGTCGGGCTCGAGGTGCGCCGCGAGTTCTCCGTCGGTGAGCTGCGGGACCCGCGCCGGGCCGTGATCCCGATCGTGGCCGCGCTCGGCGGGATCGTCGTGCCCGCGCTGCTCTACCTGGCGATCGCCCCGGGCGGGGAGGCCGTGCGCGGCTGGGGCGTGGTGATCGGCACGGACACCGCGTTCATGCTCGGCGCGCTCGCGCTGGTCGGCCCGCGGTTCTCCACCCAGCTGCGCAACTTCCTGCTGGTCTTCACCGTGATCGACGACATCGTCGCGGTGAGCGTGATCGGGCTGGTCTACTCCGACGGCATCCGGCCGCTGCCGCTCGCCGCCATGGCCGTGCTGTGCGGGGCGATGGCGCTGCTGAGCCACCTGCGGGTGTGGCGGGCCGCGCCGTACACGGTCCTCGGGATCGCGCTGTGGCTGGCGACGTACGCGGCCGGGCTGCACGGGGCGATCGCGGGCATGCTCGGCGGCCTGCTGATCGAGGCGCGCCAGCCGGAGCGGGAGGCGGTGGAGAACGCGGCGCGGACCTTCCAGGCGTTCCGGCAGTCGCCGCTTCCGCACGTGGGGCGGTCGGCGCGGCTGGAGGTGGACCGCGCGCTCTCGGTGAACGAGCGGCTGCAGGTCATGCTGCACCCGTGGGTGAGCTACCTCGTGGTGCCGCTGTTCGCGCTCGTCAACGCCGGCGTCGACCTGCGCGGCGGGGTGCTGGGCGAGGCGCTCACCTCGCCGGTCACCTGGGGCGTCACCGTCGCCCTCGTGGCCGGCAAGCTCGTCGGGGTGGGCGGCGGCGCGCTGCTCGGCTGCCGGCTCGGGCTCGGCGGCCTGCCCCAGGGGGTCGGCAACGGGCACGTGCTCGGCGGCGCCGCGCTGTCCGGGATCGGCTTCACCGTGGCGCTGCTCATCGCCCACCTCGCCTTCGACGACCACCCGGTCCTGCACGACGAGGTGGTCGTCGGGGTGCTGCTCGCGGCGGTGCTCGCCACGGCGCTGGGGTGGCTGCTGTTCTGGGCGTTCGCCCGGTTCCGCGGGCAGGTGGACGCGGACCTGCCCCGGGTGCTCAACCGGCCGGTCGAGGTGGGCTTCGACCACATCCGCGGGCCGGTCGACGCCAGGTACACGCTGGTGGAGTTCGCCGACTTCGAGTGCCCGTTCTGTGCCCGCACCACCGGCGTCGCCGACGAGCTGCGGGAGCGGTTCGGCGACGACCTGCGGTACGTGTTCCGGCACCTGCCGCTGACCGACGTGCACCCGCACGCCGAGCTCGCCGCCCGGGCGGCGGTCGCCGCCGACCTGCAGGGGCGGTTCTGGGAGATGCACGACCTGCTCTTCCGGAACCAGGACCAGCTCGAGTACGAGGACCTCGCCGGGTACGCGGCGGCGATCGGGCTCGACGTGGAGCGGTTCCTGCGCGACCTCGCCTCCGAGCGGGTGGCCGCGCGGATCCGCGCGGACGTCGCCGACGCCGAGGCGAG
- a CDS encoding ComEA family DNA-binding protein codes for MWALAPLFTCGFATPFTMGYGAYRAKSTALALCAVIYGLGLFTFLLGAAGAESDAIALLASLGLFGNWAGGTAHSFLIRSQVFGLRKPPQTANERAIAMAQHRRNLRQEARELAKNDPGLAKELRIGRPDLPRQYDDGGLVDVNHAPAEVIATIPGITPELAQKIVEVRDTVGAFISAEELSATVGLPPHLTSDLAEYTIYLD; via the coding sequence GTGTGGGCGCTGGCACCGCTGTTCACCTGCGGCTTCGCCACCCCGTTCACGATGGGGTACGGCGCGTACCGGGCCAAGAGCACCGCCCTGGCCCTGTGCGCCGTGATCTACGGGCTCGGGCTGTTCACCTTCCTGCTGGGCGCCGCGGGCGCCGAGAGCGACGCCATCGCCCTGCTCGCGTCGCTGGGCCTGTTCGGCAACTGGGCGGGCGGCACCGCCCACTCGTTCCTCATCCGGTCCCAGGTGTTCGGCCTGCGCAAGCCGCCGCAGACGGCGAACGAGCGCGCCATCGCCATGGCCCAGCACCGCAGGAACCTCCGCCAGGAGGCCCGGGAGCTCGCGAAGAACGACCCGGGCCTGGCGAAGGAGCTGCGCATCGGCCGCCCGGACCTGCCCCGCCAGTACGACGACGGCGGCCTGGTGGACGTCAACCACGCGCCGGCCGAGGTGATCGCCACCATTCCGGGCATCACCCCCGAGCTCGCCCAGAAGATCGTCGAGGTCCGCGACACGGTGGGCGCGTTCATCTCCGCCGAGGAACTCTCCGCGACGGTCGGACTGCCCCCGCACCTCACCTCCGACCTCGCCGAGTACACGATCTATCTGGACTGA
- a CDS encoding SMI1/KNR4 family protein — protein sequence MWDVDFIHGRIAEIRRLDPEFRLFGACKHRHRLKPPLSTQEILAFEKRMGVELPAAYRTFLTTVGNGGAGPHYGLFDLAEALREDEKWHEGMPGFYATPFPHTTNWNPQFEEQPEDYEEARWITGSLILGHFGCGAYHRLVVTGELTGEVWFDDRGSDGGVTREGEFADWYLSWLDQTYRKAREVAEKDAPAPW from the coding sequence GTGTGGGACGTGGATTTCATCCATGGCCGGATCGCCGAGATCCGGCGGCTGGATCCGGAATTCCGGCTGTTCGGCGCGTGCAAACATCGCCACCGCCTGAAGCCGCCGCTTTCCACGCAGGAGATCCTGGCGTTCGAGAAACGCATGGGTGTCGAACTTCCCGCCGCCTACCGCACGTTTCTCACGACCGTCGGAAACGGCGGTGCCGGGCCGCACTACGGCCTGTTCGACCTCGCCGAGGCGCTCCGCGAGGATGAGAAGTGGCACGAGGGAATGCCGGGCTTTTACGCCACGCCGTTCCCGCACACGACGAACTGGAACCCCCAGTTCGAGGAACAGCCCGAGGACTACGAAGAGGCCCGCTGGATCACCGGCTCGCTGATCCTCGGCCATTTCGGCTGCGGGGCCTACCACCGCCTGGTCGTCACCGGCGAGCTCACCGGCGAGGTCTGGTTCGACGACCGCGGCAGCGACGGTGGCGTCACCCGCGAGGGCGAGTTCGCCGACTGGTACCTGTCCTGGCTCGACCAGACGTATCGGAAGGCCCGCGAGGTCGCCGAGAAGGACGCTCCGGCCCCGTGGTGA
- a CDS encoding pyridoxamine 5'-phosphate oxidase family protein, with protein sequence MGKVYDRLTERLREFIAEQPVYFVATAPREGGHVNVSPKGYADTFAVLDDTTVAYLDLTGSGSETIAHLRDNGRITIMFCAFSGPPKILRLYGTGRVVTPGDAEWDGLLARFGPHPGARSIIVVRCERIADSCGFAVPYLNFEKDRDMLDQWAERKDAGQLREYRMKNNRRSIDGLPALTDEEIETAATKV encoded by the coding sequence GTGGGAAAGGTCTACGACAGGCTGACGGAACGGCTGCGGGAGTTCATCGCCGAGCAGCCGGTGTACTTCGTCGCAACGGCTCCCCGGGAGGGCGGTCACGTCAACGTGTCGCCGAAGGGGTACGCCGACACGTTCGCGGTCCTGGACGACACCACCGTCGCGTACCTGGACCTCACCGGGAGCGGCAGCGAGACCATCGCCCATCTGCGGGACAACGGGCGCATCACCATCATGTTCTGCGCGTTCTCCGGGCCGCCGAAGATCCTGCGGCTGTACGGCACCGGCCGGGTGGTGACGCCGGGGGACGCGGAGTGGGACGGGCTGCTCGCGCGGTTCGGGCCGCATCCGGGGGCGCGGTCGATCATCGTGGTGCGCTGTGAGCGCATCGCCGACTCGTGCGGCTTCGCCGTGCCGTACCTGAACTTCGAGAAGGACCGCGACATGCTCGACCAGTGGGCCGAGCGCAAGGACGCCGGGCAGCTGCGCGAGTACCGGATGAAGAACAACCGGCGGAGCATCGACGGGCTCCCGGCGCTCACCGACGAAGAGATCGAGACGGCCGCCACCAAGGTGTGA
- a CDS encoding GNAT family N-acetyltransferase: MTESEAMTRADIVARFDRMARVAQEGRRILDSRPDGAVDEGFGTSGYRDTSGLPDGALRASLGCGDPVGVAEPRPGETVLDLGCGGGLDVLLAARRVGPAGKVYGLDASAEMLELAKANAAEAGVGNVEFLHAAIEDVPLPDAAVDVIVSNYVINLSADKPRVLDEAFRVLRPGGRLVIADVIAEDGLDPDRRAEAERLVGCALGTLTEADYRDLLARAGFSTYTVTRQRAVVGGLHAAITQAHRPDAPPGILIRPMRAADAEQVLAIYQAGLDGGNASFETTAPAWDAFDAGKLPLHRYVAVDAASGQVVGWIAVSPVSGRCVYAGVVENSVYVHPDHGGRGIGLALLNALIESTESAGIWTIQSGVFPENTASLRLHEKAGFRVVGVRHRLGRHHGRWRDVVLIERRSPVVGR; the protein is encoded by the coding sequence ATGACCGAGAGCGAGGCAATGACCAGAGCGGACATCGTCGCCCGCTTCGACCGGATGGCCAGAGTCGCCCAGGAGGGGCGGCGGATCCTCGACTCCCGGCCGGACGGGGCCGTCGACGAGGGCTTCGGCACGTCCGGGTACCGGGACACCAGCGGGCTGCCCGACGGGGCCCTCCGGGCGAGCCTGGGGTGCGGCGATCCGGTCGGCGTGGCCGAGCCCCGGCCCGGGGAGACCGTCCTCGACCTGGGGTGCGGCGGCGGGCTCGACGTGCTGCTGGCGGCGCGCCGGGTCGGGCCGGCCGGGAAGGTGTACGGCCTCGACGCCTCGGCCGAGATGCTCGAGCTGGCCAAGGCCAACGCCGCCGAGGCGGGGGTGGGCAACGTCGAGTTCCTGCACGCCGCGATCGAGGACGTCCCGCTCCCCGACGCCGCCGTGGACGTCATCGTCTCCAACTACGTGATCAACCTGTCCGCCGACAAGCCCCGCGTACTCGACGAGGCGTTCCGCGTGCTCAGGCCCGGCGGCAGGCTCGTGATCGCCGACGTGATCGCCGAGGACGGACTCGACCCGGACCGGCGCGCCGAGGCCGAGCGGCTCGTCGGCTGCGCGCTCGGCACGCTCACCGAGGCCGACTACCGCGACCTGCTCGCCCGGGCCGGATTCAGCACGTACACGGTCACGCGCCAACGCGCCGTGGTCGGCGGCCTCCATGCCGCGATCACCCAGGCGCACAGGCCCGACGCCCCGCCCGGAATCCTCATCCGGCCTATGCGGGCGGCCGACGCCGAGCAGGTCCTCGCCATCTACCAGGCCGGGCTCGACGGCGGCAACGCGAGCTTCGAGACCACGGCCCCGGCGTGGGATGCCTTCGACGCCGGCAAGCTGCCGCTCCACCGGTACGTGGCCGTCGACGCCGCCAGCGGCCAGGTCGTCGGCTGGATCGCGGTCAGCCCGGTCTCCGGCCGATGCGTGTACGCCGGGGTGGTGGAGAACTCGGTGTACGTCCACCCCGACCACGGTGGCCGCGGCATCGGCCTGGCGCTGCTGAACGCCCTGATCGAGTCCACCGAGTCCGCCGGCATCTGGACCATCCAGTCGGGCGTCTTCCCGGAGAACACCGCCAGCCTGCGCCTCCACGAGAAGGCGGGCTTCCGCGTCGTCGGCGTCCGCCACCGCCTCGGCCGCCACCACGGCCGCTGGCGCGACGTCGTCCTCATCGAACGCCGCAGCCCTGTCGTCGGCCGGTAA
- a CDS encoding polysaccharide deacetylase family protein, whose product MPRFRSVACLASLALLPTACGVTPSPRAADRVVVPSGPAVIDFVDPARVPRLGVGTIAQDSPQVHLTYPTLADAPALGRGLRAWLRRAVRDRVAAAPRGAGKQEVGQRAVNADWRLVAATGDVLGVRLRLGELTGDGWTNGFSTFWYDRPGAALHPSADLLRPGGLATLADAVRRLVAVRRTGVAPSLITPDPELFDSLTFTRRGDLVVELDDPRIGATERIAVEIPAASAAALLSDLGRRAQAAVRASVPEATTPPAGQRPAPSAAAAPRGGSAVDCAERPCVALAFDDGPGPYTASIVQIMRRYRACGTFFVLGGNAVARPDLVRHVHASCGLVANHTWSHRDLTTLPPSEIADQIRQGRHAIGTVTGTTPALVLPPYGSADARTAAVARELGVTLVRPDVTAGLADPGAIAERALTGARRNTIVLLHETRATVEALPKVLYGLARRGYIFVTVADLGG is encoded by the coding sequence GTGCCCCGATTCCGGTCCGTCGCGTGCCTCGCGTCGCTCGCCCTGTTGCCCACGGCGTGCGGCGTCACGCCGTCCCCGCGCGCCGCGGACCGCGTCGTGGTGCCGTCCGGACCCGCGGTCATCGACTTCGTCGACCCGGCCCGGGTACCCAGGCTCGGCGTCGGCACGATCGCGCAGGACTCCCCGCAGGTGCACCTCACCTACCCGACCCTCGCCGACGCGCCCGCCCTCGGCCGGGGCCTGCGCGCCTGGCTGCGTCGCGCGGTCCGCGATCGGGTCGCCGCCGCCCCGCGCGGCGCCGGCAAGCAGGAGGTCGGGCAGCGGGCGGTGAACGCCGACTGGCGGCTGGTCGCGGCCACCGGCGACGTGCTCGGGGTACGGCTCCGCCTCGGCGAGCTCACCGGCGACGGCTGGACCAACGGCTTTAGCACCTTCTGGTACGACCGCCCCGGCGCGGCCCTCCACCCGTCGGCGGACCTGCTCCGCCCGGGCGGCCTCGCCACGCTCGCCGACGCCGTCCGGCGGCTCGTCGCGGTCCGGCGGACCGGCGTCGCCCCGTCACTGATCACGCCCGACCCGGAGCTGTTCGACTCGCTCACCTTCACCCGCCGCGGCGACCTCGTGGTCGAGCTCGACGACCCGCGGATCGGCGCCACCGAGCGCATCGCCGTCGAGATCCCGGCCGCCTCCGCCGCCGCCCTGCTGTCCGACCTCGGCCGCCGGGCCCAGGCCGCGGTCCGCGCCTCCGTGCCCGAGGCGACCACGCCGCCGGCCGGGCAACGCCCCGCGCCGTCCGCCGCCGCGGCCCCGCGGGGCGGCTCCGCCGTGGACTGCGCGGAACGGCCGTGCGTCGCGCTCGCCTTCGACGACGGCCCGGGGCCGTACACCGCGTCGATCGTCCAGATCATGCGGCGGTACCGGGCCTGCGGCACGTTCTTCGTCCTCGGCGGCAACGCCGTGGCCCGCCCCGACCTGGTCCGGCACGTGCACGCGTCCTGCGGCCTCGTGGCGAACCACACCTGGTCGCACCGCGACCTCACCACCCTGCCGCCGAGCGAGATCGCCGACCAGATCCGGCAGGGCCGCCACGCGATCGGCACCGTGACCGGCACCACGCCCGCCCTCGTGCTGCCGCCGTACGGAAGCGCGGACGCCAGGACGGCCGCGGTCGCCCGCGAACTCGGCGTCACGCTCGTACGCCCCGACGTCACCGCCGGCCTCGCCGACCCCGGCGCGATCGCCGAGCGGGCGCTCACCGGCGCGCGCCGGAACACGATCGTGCTCCTGCACGAGACCCGCGCCACGGTCGAGGCGCTCCCGAAGGTGCTGTACGGCCTCGCACGCCGGGGATACATCTTTGTCACCGTCGCCGACCTGGGCGGATAG